One genomic segment of Procambarus clarkii isolate CNS0578487 chromosome 34, FALCON_Pclarkii_2.0, whole genome shotgun sequence includes these proteins:
- the LOC138370990 gene encoding mucin-19-like, with product MALVKAESLRMALVKAESLRMALLKAESLRMAAVKAESLRMAVVKAESLRMALVKAESLRMALVKAESLRMALVKAESLRMAAVKAESLRMAVVKAESLRMAVVKAESLGMAVVKAESLRMAVVKAESLRMAVVKAESLGMAVVKAESLRMAVVKAESLRMAVVKAESLGMAVVKAESLRMAVLKAESLGMAVVKAKSLRMAVVKAESLGMAVVKAESLGMAVVKAESLRMAVVKAESLRMAVVKAESLGMAVVKAESLRMAVVKAESLGMAVVKAESLRMAVVKAESLGMAVVKAESLGMAVVKAESLGMAVVKAESLGMAVVKAESLGMAVVKAESLGMAVVKAESLGMAVVKAESLGMASHVRCAHQGNTAQPVLALAYSQYWLI from the coding sequence ATGGCCTTGGTGAAGGCTGAGAGTCTGAGAATGGCCTTGGTGAAGGCTGAGAGTCTGAGAATGGCCTTGCTGAAGGCTGAGAGTCTGAGAATGGCCGCGGTGAAGGCTGAGAGTCTGAGAATGGCCGTGGTGAAGGCTGAGAGTCTGAGAATGGCCTTGGTGAAGGCTGAGAGTCTGAGAATGGCCTTGGTGAAGGCTGAGAGTCTGAGAATGGCCTTGGTGAAGGCTGAGAGTCTGAGAATGGCCGCGGTGAAGGCTGAGAGTCTGAGAATGGCCGTGGTGAAGGCTGAGAGTCTGAGAATGGCCGTGGTGAAGGCTGAGAGTCTGGGAATGGCCGTGGTGAAGGCTGAGAGTCTGAGAATGGCCGTGGTGAAGGCTGAGAGTCTGAGAATGGCCGTGGTGAAGGCTGAGAGTCTGGGAATGGCCGTGGTGAAGGCTGAGAGTCTGAGAATGGCCGTGGTGAAGGCTGAGAGTCTGAGAATGGCCGTGGTGAAGGCTGAGAGTCTGGGAATGGCCGTGGTGAAGGCTGAGAGTCTGAGAATGGCCGTGTTGAAGGCTGAGAGTCTGGGAATGGCCGTGGTGAAGGCTAAGAGTCTGAGAATGGCCGTGGTGAAGGCTGAGAGTCTGGGAATGGCCGTGGTGAAGGCTGAGAGTCTGGGAATGGCCGTGGTGAAGGCTGAGAGTCTGAGAATGGCCGTGGTGAAGGCTGAGAGTCTGAGAATGGCCGTGGTGAAGGCTGAGAGTCTGGGAATGGCCGTGGTGAAGGCTGAGAGTCTGAGAATGGCCGTGGTGAAGGCTGAGAGTCTGGGAATGGCCGTGGTGAAGGCTGAGAGTCTGAGAATGGCCGTGGTGAAGGCTGAGAGTCTGGGAATGGCCGTGGTGAAGGCTGAGAGTCTGGGAATGGCCGTGGTGAAGGCTGAGAGTCTGGGAATGGCCGTGGTGAAGGCTGAGAGTCTGGGAATGGCCGTGGTGAAGGCTGAGAGTCTGGGAATGGCCGTGGTGAAAGCTGAGAGTCTGGGAATGGCCGTGGTGAAAGCTGAGAGTCTGGGAATGGCCGTGGTGAAAGCTGAGAGTCTGGGAATGGCGTCACATGTCAGGTGCGCTCATCAAGGCAACAccgcgcaacccgttctcgcacttgcttatagtcaatattggcttatttaa